In the Glycine max cultivar Williams 82 chromosome 6, Glycine_max_v4.0, whole genome shotgun sequence genome, aatataattcaaaactTTCATCCTATAGTCCCTTTTATAACCCAAATATTTAAGATAGGGTGTGGTGTTGACTGTTGATAATGATGCCCAAGTTTCGAACTTCTTACCAGTTACCATATAATCTTTTACCCTTTCCTCTAACTAACataccaaaaataatattaaaatattaatgaaaatatcaccatcatttttctcatttgttcTATGGACAAGCTAAACATTTCCCCATTTTAGGCCATTCATACCAATATGGGGAATCcttgcaaaataaaattaccTTAGGCCCTAAGTAATAGCTCATAAACGTTGGAATTGTTGTCCCCAGTTACACGCTTCAACATTTCAAAACTTGTACGACTACCCAAGAATTCAACCCTTTTGAACATTACATAGCCACTTTCAGCTGTTTCCTTACTTGAGTACACTGATCTAAGCCTATCAGCGTGTCTTGAATCACTATGAATTGCAGCTTCTATTTCTTGCCTTGACATGTTCTCCTATCATAACATAAAGTATGATATAAACAGAAACCAAACTGTTAGCTAGAGAGAGCTACATAATGCATGCACATttccaaaagaataaaatattgtaCCTGATAAAATGCACGGATATGATCCAACACCTGAAGACATGTAAAACCATTATGGCTGAAAAACGTTCTTGAAGAAGGACCCATCTCAGCAAATCGGTCGATTGGTAATAGTATGGTAAGGAAATGGTTTTTAAATATCAACTCGGATTTCTCGCTGCAAAAGATTTTGAGAAAAGATTACATGACTGgcaataattttgttatatctTTTACGTAAGGAAAAGATGTAAGACAAGCCACAGGGAGTTAACAACAACCTTTCTGTCAGAGGACGAGTGGAGTTTGAAAACGAAGCTTCCGAATCCTTGCCATCCCCTTTTGCGTCAAAAAATATTGAAGTATGATTTTCACTAGGATCTTCAACACTGAAAGAGTCTGTGTAAATGGAAGCAGTTGAAGTTGGCTCGGATATAGACCAGCAGATAGAGTCTAGAAGGTTGTTGGGTGTTATAGGACGAATTGGAGTCTGACAAGTCTGCAAAACCATGTTCAAATCAAATAAGCAATCAATCCATAGCTCCAACTATAGCAAGCAGTAGAACAAACTGATGCGTCTTTTCCACATCTGTTGACTGATCAGTTGACCCTCTATGGAAGAAATCATGAACTGTCAGCAAATGGGTATTCTATCACATTGTGTCCTCTCATACTTTCAAGTTTTAAACACTTTATGAATCAAAGTTTTCCAAGCTCAACATTTTGATGCAAAATATTGCAATATACTTTTCCTTATACCTATTTGAAAGAGCAATACCCCCTTGTGATTTCTTGAAAATACCTTTTTTAACATTTACAGTAACTCCCTTTATAGGGATACATGGTGTAATGCGTTTTTTAGGTAACAGGAGAACCCGGAGTAatgtgtttcaactttcaaacaaTTAAGGAGGTTACTATAGACGTTAAAAAGCAGGTATTGTGTGAAATTTAACAAACCACTGGATGTGTCAGTGTAATTTTCCTATTTGAAAAGGATGAGAGAATAAAAGAGGAGGGGATATGCTCGAGATTAAATCTTCCAATGTGGTGCCCAAGTTTCATGTTACAGACTTGAAATATCTAGTGTGAAGAAGACTTCCCTAAACTCTAACATAGTAACATGTGCCAAATTATTAACTCAAAACACATGAATAGCAAACAACTAAAAGCTTCAAACTTAGAACAAGATTTaggaacaagaaaaataatagaacaagattatgtttttttattatatagagGACCGAACAGGTAGAGTATTCAGGGAAAGCTCCACAGAATAAACAGGAGTGAATAAAAGGATGACCTGCATTCGACGACCACGGCGATTTCTGACTCCATTTTTGGCAGAATTCACAATTTGTTGTCTTTCTTCATAGCTGACTTCACTTTCAGTATCCGGAAGATTGTTAAGGACTTTTTGCTTTATTACTTCctgatattttgataaaaactcatcataatttcatgacaAGAAGAGAACCTAGGGCATTAACACCTTATAgcaatgttttaaaaactagattgaaaatgttttactaaGCTGGAAAGCACaatagcaaaaagaaaaaatgaatttccCAATTTCAAATGAGTATATTGAGACATTACCTTTCCTGAAATGTCATTATGGATGTCTTCAAGCATTAGGCCAACTTGCTTTGCCAAATCAACGGACATGTGAACAAGCTTTCGCACATATTTCTCCTTAGCTGTTTTGAGAATCCACAGAGGCTGAGACATATCATATACAAAAAACTTCATTGTGATATAAATAAAACAGTAGAGGCATACCTAGTGTGCCATAATGAATAACATATTAATGTTTTCCAGGAGTGGTGCTGGTACAgttaaaaaagcaaaatagtagGACAAGCAAAATGTCTGAGCTTCAGAAAGTTGCATGCTTCCAAAAGTTTTTTctcaatgataaaataaatattaaaatatgatgtAGGATCCCTTACTGTAATGAGGTTACTAGAGTATCCAAGATATCTTTGGATTGATGTCCCTTCAGTTACTACATGACTAACACTGCAGCCAACAAACCATTGTTCAACCAAACTAGCACCTTCTCTTGAAGCAGTCTCAATAACCTATCAAACAATGCAAAGCAAATAAATGTCTTGGCCAAGAGCACTGGAATCACACACTAGCTtaaccaaaacaagaaactgACACTGACTATTGTTCAACAGACTCCGTATCATGTGAAAGACTTCACATATAGCTAGTATGATTACAAAATATCTAGGTATTTGTTCTCAGATACATAACTTCACCTTGTTTCGCAATTCAGATGAAATGCCTGGATCAACATAGATGGAGCAGCCAGACAAAGTTGAGTCCGAATTTCTGTTAGACTCTCTTCCAGTGAATCTTTGAAGTTCTTCAACACTATTAGCTTGGTTGCTTTGGTGGATTCTTGCAGGAAAACAAGAATTTTCAGCATTTCTATACTCAGGAAGCAGTCTAAAATCCTCCAAACGTGTGTTGTTATCCCCGTAACTCTTCACTCTATAATGTGATTCACTCAACCTCACTGCAGCAGATACAAGAAAATGTATTCAGGTTATAACAACTACAAAAATATCAACAAGCATAATTTACATTCATACATCACTCCGGCTACAACAGTTCAACTATGCTGTTTAATTATCATAATCAAATCAGAGAGAGCTAAAGATGTTGAGAGAGAAAATTACTcagcaaaaatgaaaatttgtatgACCTTAGAGACCACAGGATGTGTGTTCCTTACTAgattatttatgatattttgatCAAGTGCAAAAATATGCTATTGATAAGACAAACCCAATGGAttcttttgatttaaaaaataaaataaaatgaaaaggtaTGTGTAACAATTTAAGCTTAATTACTCGTTCTCTGAATGAGCAGCAGTGTGTAGACAGATAATCACCAAAAACAGCACTGCTGACAGTAATCACAACAAGAATGTCTAGTTTGTTAAATACAATTAGACTAATACTTCGAGCGCTTCAACATGTGGTGAAAAGATGCAAAATATGAAAGTCGTATCAGGTTCCTGTATCTCTATAACATGAGGGATGAATCATAATCACCAAGAAAGCtaaccaaaatataaaacatgtcAATTGAAAACAGTTGAACTCAATTACCAGTTTTCCTGACACTATCCACAAACCAACCCAGTGTAACAACAAAGAGGCCATTTTTTGCTCCATGCTTCAGCGCATGCTCAAACTTGCGTCCACCAAAACTGTACTAGATGTTAAAGATTTCATGACAGCACTGAACCAATCAACACAAAATGTATTGAATGAATGTGAATGCTATGATAATGGACAGCAAGCAACCATTATGATCATATCATGAGAGATCCACTCTAACATAACGACATATTTCTGAACTcggtataaataaatttaaataaagtgGAAGAATTGATAAGGTACTAAATTTTGTTCTGACACAACCaagaaatttaagaaaagaTTTTTCTGAATTGTACAAAAAAATTTCCATTAGTGTAATCAGTGTATAACAGTATATGAGAATTGCATCTTCCTACTACAGCATCATGCTATTGCTATAACTATGTAGgaaaattcatataatttaagGAGAAAAGGATATCTGAACCACCAAATGGGTACATTGAGGATGCAAATTGGGGCTATACTGTCCACCTAATCTCTCTGTAGCCTCCATGACCTGATTCCTTGCTTCTGCCAAAACACCAATCCAATGAAAACAACACAACTGTATGAATATCTCTTCAACTTGTCAGAGAGGAAAAACAAAGATATCACAAAATATCTACCATCAGTTCCACTGATAACTAAAACTACACCTTTTTAGCCTCCTACATGAACAGTTTTATGCCAAGAAGAAAAGACAAAATAGAAAAGAACAGATGAAGATAGATTTCATAGAGAACATGCACTAATCACTATCAACCAAACAGATAATTCAAAACAGGCCCCTCTCATTTCTCAACCCTTTCTTCTATTTGCTCACTGTTAAAGATAAATCAGAAATGACAGATAACAGAAATCTAAATTCAGAAGTTCAAACATGTGTTATTTGACATCTTATATTGCCAAGAAGGACAACCACCATCCACCCATTCCCTCTGTCATGAATCATCAAAAAAGCTGAGAGAGGAGAGAATCAAGGTTCActttctcaaaaataaaatgttatgaaAACATTCATGTAAAATTAAGCCAATGGCTTGAAGTGAAGTAATTGACTGATACAAACAGAAAGGTTAGtggaacaaagaaaagaaaaagcaatacAAAGTGTCAAGCCATGACAAATGAAACTAAATCCAACCAACCAaccaaagatgaaaaattgaatAGATGAATGATGAATCCACACCTTTAGATAAACCAGTAACGCATATGACAAGACCAGCAAAAGGAGCAGTTGATGATGGCACTTGCAAAGGAGACGAAGCAGGAGACATTGGCTCCAATGGTTGCAAACCTCTGAATGAAGGAATTGAAGATGAAAACAGCCTCGAACACCCCTTGCCACTCACAACTTCAACTCTACCATCACCACCCATAACAGCCACAAATTTTTATCACACAgaacttttaaaacaaaagcaTCTATCTATTCATCACTCAGCAATTGAAATTCATGAAAACGGATTTCTGATAATTCAATAGAAACAATGAATGGATGAACTAAAAggggaaataaaaaaaggtgtTGGGTATGGGAAGAGCTGAACTTTATATGGAACAAACCCAGATCACGTGAAGGGATGAAACGAttccaaaattgaaatttacaaCAAGTTGAAAAGGCTGTGAGGAAGAAAAAAACGGAATCTTGAGTAAAGGGGGTGGGTTGTTGTATAGTTGGAGACAGAGAGTGAATTTTTAAgatgtttttggttttttgttttgcagagggaGAGAGGACAATGAAAAAAGGGAATTTTTTTGAATGTGGTGCTCTGCTCTGCTCTGACGAGGAGTCACAGTCAGAgttttcactcttctttttctgcGTGAGTACGCAAAAGAAAAGAGTGCCCCCATACCATTATAGTTTCTACCTGTTATAgtgcttttttaaaaaagaaaaaaaaaacgctgCTTTTGTAAAATTGCAAAATGCATGTGATGTCTGAGATATAAGTGGTgggatgagagagagagagagaataaaaagCGGGTCAAAGTAGTGAGGAGTAACGGGAATCACACCTCTCAAGTCTAAAACTTAACTCAAC is a window encoding:
- the LOC100815253 gene encoding uncharacterized protein isoform X1, with translation MGGDGRVEVVSGKGCSRLFSSSIPSFRGLQPLEPMSPASSPLQVPSSTAPFAGLVICVTGLSKEARNQVMEATERLGGQYSPNLHPQCTHLVVQSFGGRKFEHALKHGAKNGLFVVTLGWFVDSVRKTVRLSESHYRVKSYGDNNTRLEDFRLLPEYRNAENSCFPARIHQSNQANSVEELQRFTGRESNRNSDSTLSGCSIYVDPGISSELRNKVIETASREGASLVEQWFVGCSVSHVVTEGTSIQRYLGYSSNLITPLWILKTAKEKYVRKLVHMSVDLAKQVGLMLEDIHNDISGKEVIKQKVLNNLPDTESEVSYEERQQIVNSAKNGVRNRRGRRMQTCQTPIRPITPNNLLDSICWSISEPTSTASIYTDSFSVEDPSENHTSIFFDAKGDGKDSEASFSNSTRPLTESEKSELIFKNHFLTILLPIDRFAEMGPSSRTFFSHNGFTCLQVLDHIRAFYQENMSRQEIEAAIHSDSRHADRLRSVYSSKETAESGYVMFKRVEFLGSRTSFEMLKRVTGDNNSNVYELLLRA
- the LOC100815253 gene encoding uncharacterized protein isoform X2 yields the protein MSPASSPLQVPSSTAPFAGLVICVTGLSKEARNQVMEATERLGGQYSPNLHPQCTHLVVQSFGGRKFEHALKHGAKNGLFVVTLGWFVDSVRKTVRLSESHYRVKSYGDNNTRLEDFRLLPEYRNAENSCFPARIHQSNQANSVEELQRFTGRESNRNSDSTLSGCSIYVDPGISSELRNKVIETASREGASLVEQWFVGCSVSHVVTEGTSIQRYLGYSSNLITPLWILKTAKEKYVRKLVHMSVDLAKQVGLMLEDIHNDISGKEVIKQKVLNNLPDTESEVSYEERQQIVNSAKNGVRNRRGRRMQTCQTPIRPITPNNLLDSICWSISEPTSTASIYTDSFSVEDPSENHTSIFFDAKGDGKDSEASFSNSTRPLTESEKSELIFKNHFLTILLPIDRFAEMGPSSRTFFSHNGFTCLQVLDHIRAFYQENMSRQEIEAAIHSDSRHADRLRSVYSSKETAESGYVMFKRVEFLGSRTSFEMLKRVTGDNNSNVYELLLRA